Within the uncultured Draconibacterium sp. genome, the region TTCAATTTGAGTTACCGAAAGTTTTACTTTGCCGAGAACATCAGAAACTTTTTCGAACTCAAAATTGCGCAGCTTCTCAATGTCCTCCATTGCTTTGTATAATGCGTTTTCGCCTTCTTCGCGGGCAGCGTGCCCGGATTTTCCATGAGCGTAACAATCCAAAACCAACAATCCTTTTTCGGCAATGGCCAGTTCCATTTTTGTAGGTTCGCCAATTATTGCAAAGGTAATTGGTATAATTTCGGGAATTACAATCTCCATTCCGCGTCGCCCTGAAATTTCTTCCTCGGCAGTTGCAGCGTAAACTAGGTTGAAGGGTAAATCTTCGTGCTCGTAAAAATGGACAAACGTTGCCAGAAGCGAAACCAGCGGGCCACCGGCGTCGTTGCTTCCAAGGCCATATAAAATATCGCCTTCTTCAATGGGCGAAAACGGATCTTTGGTGTAGCCCTTTGCCGGACGAACCGTATCAATATGCGAGTCGAGTAAAATGGTAGGCTTTTCTTCCGTGTAATATTTGTTGTACGCCCAGGTATTGTTCTCCTTTGTTTTATAGGCAATCCCTTCTTTCTCCAAAAAAGCACGCATAACGGCGGCAGCATTTTCTTCCTCTTTACTAAACGACTGCGTGGCAATTAGCGTTTTTAACAGTTCGATGTATTTCTCCATAGTTTACATGTTGCAACGCTGCAAAAGTGGGAAAAAAAACAGAAAGTTTATTGATTGGTAGTCAGCAGTAGTCAAAAATCTGAAGAAGATATTCAGAAGTTGATTTCACAAATGGTTTTCTTTGTGATTTTTCCATGGTTTTGTTCTTCTGTTATCTTTGTGCCACAAAATTGAAACAAAGCAGCTATGCACGAAATACTTTTCTGGATCATTATCGGAATTCTTATTGTTGATTTCATCTTCGAAAAATACCTCTCGTACCTGAATACCACTACTATGAGTGATACCATTCCCGAAGAAGTGAAGGGGATTTACGACGAAGAAAAATACAGGAAACAGCAAGCTTATCAGCGCGAGAATCATCGGTTCGGTATTTTAACCAGCAGTTTTAGCATGGTAATTACGTTAGCCATGTTT harbors:
- a CDS encoding M20 family metallo-hydrolase → MEKYIELLKTLIATQSFSKEEENAAAVMRAFLEKEGIAYKTKENNTWAYNKYYTEEKPTILLDSHIDTVRPAKGYTKDPFSPIEEGDILYGLGSNDAGGPLVSLLATFVHFYEHEDLPFNLVYAATAEEEISGRRGMEIVIPEIIPITFAIIGEPTKMELAIAEKGLLVLDCYAHGKSGHAAREEGENALYKAMEDIEKLRNFEFEKVSDVLGKVKLSVTQIEAGTQHNVVPDNCHFVVDVRTNEHYTNKEAAEIISQQIESEVKPRSVRLNSSGISAHHPFAKLVKEKGITIYGSPTTSDQAIIPFLSIKMGPGDSARSHTADEYIHKSEIYAGIERFIELLEELKI